One Prunus dulcis chromosome 7, ALMONDv2, whole genome shotgun sequence DNA segment encodes these proteins:
- the LOC117635617 gene encoding uncharacterized protein LOC117635617 isoform X1, with protein sequence MLTISIHKPMLLRYSHVRIRSHQKFHKIDPIPFVKMEAKSSQTRKMEELSVKHPTPFIPKLEPSGEPDLQFDRLQTSDQDLVQEKKFEFGRFIAREAILDEELWTAAWLRAESHWEDRANDRFADSYKRKFSDQEFNAIKRRRKGEYGQKCSCIITVRKEPKNVKYTVVKSVVGTLDLSIRYLLDGETFPGEREKAPPFCSINRTQSNRYGYISNLCVSKAARCQGIASSMMHFAIRLALLEGAEQVYVHVHRKNKPAQELYRKMGFEMVEKATSQLEEEQTYLLRFKA encoded by the exons ATGTTGACGATTTCAATTCACAAGCCTATGTTGTTGAGATATTCCCATGTCAGAATTAGAAGTCATCAAAAATTTCACAAGATTGATCCCATTCCATTCGT GAAAATGGAGGCAAAGTCTTCCCAAACGAGGAAGATGGAAGAACTGTCAGTAAAGCATCCAACACCATTTATTCCTAAGTTGGAACCCTCAGGGGAGCCTGATCTACAATTTGACCGGCTGCAAACATCAGATCAAGATTTAGTTCAAGAGAAAAAGTTTGAATTTGGACGATTTATTGCACGAGAGGCCATCCTTGATGAAGAATTGTGG ACAGCAGCATGGTTACGTGCAGAAAGTCACTGGGAGGATCGGGCAAATGACCG ATTTGCTGACAGCTACAAAAGGAAATTTTCAGATCAG GAATTTAATGCTATAAAAAGACGAAGAAAAGGGGAATATGGGCAGAAATGCTCATGCATTATCACG GTGAGGAAGGAACCAAAGAATGTGAAATACACTGTTGTGAAAAGTGTAGTTGGAACACTTGATTTGAGCATCCGGTACTTGTTGGACGGAGAGACCTTTCCAGGG GAGCGGGAAAAGGCTCCTCCCTTTTGCAGCATCAACAGAACGCAGTCAAATAGATATGGTTATATTTCAAACTTATGCGTCTCCAAAGCAGCACGTTGCCAGGGTATTGCAAGTAGTATGATGCATTTTGCTATTAGATTAGCATTGTTAGAGG GTGCAGAACAGGTTTATGTGCATGTGCATAGAAAGAACAAACCAGCGCAGGAACTGTACCGAAAGATGGGCTTTGAG ATGGTTGAGAAGGCGACGTCTCAATTAGAAGAAGAGCAAACTTATTTGCTTCGTTTCAAGGCCTGA
- the LOC117635617 gene encoding uncharacterized protein LOC117635617 isoform X2, translating into MLTISIHKPMLLRYSHVRIRSHQKFHKIDPIPFVKMEAKSSQTRKMEELSVKHPTPFIPKLEPSGEPDLQFDRLQTSDQDLVQEKKFEFGRFIAREAILDEELWTAAWLRAESHWEDRANDRFADSYKRKFSDQEFNAIKRRRKGEYGQKCSCIITVRKEPKNVKYTVVKSVVGTLDLSIRYLLDGETFPGEREKAPPFCSINRTQSNRYGYISNLCVSKAARCQGAEQVYVHVHRKNKPAQELYRKMGFEMVEKATSQLEEEQTYLLRFKA; encoded by the exons ATGTTGACGATTTCAATTCACAAGCCTATGTTGTTGAGATATTCCCATGTCAGAATTAGAAGTCATCAAAAATTTCACAAGATTGATCCCATTCCATTCGT GAAAATGGAGGCAAAGTCTTCCCAAACGAGGAAGATGGAAGAACTGTCAGTAAAGCATCCAACACCATTTATTCCTAAGTTGGAACCCTCAGGGGAGCCTGATCTACAATTTGACCGGCTGCAAACATCAGATCAAGATTTAGTTCAAGAGAAAAAGTTTGAATTTGGACGATTTATTGCACGAGAGGCCATCCTTGATGAAGAATTGTGG ACAGCAGCATGGTTACGTGCAGAAAGTCACTGGGAGGATCGGGCAAATGACCG ATTTGCTGACAGCTACAAAAGGAAATTTTCAGATCAG GAATTTAATGCTATAAAAAGACGAAGAAAAGGGGAATATGGGCAGAAATGCTCATGCATTATCACG GTGAGGAAGGAACCAAAGAATGTGAAATACACTGTTGTGAAAAGTGTAGTTGGAACACTTGATTTGAGCATCCGGTACTTGTTGGACGGAGAGACCTTTCCAGGG GAGCGGGAAAAGGCTCCTCCCTTTTGCAGCATCAACAGAACGCAGTCAAATAGATATGGTTATATTTCAAACTTATGCGTCTCCAAAGCAGCACGTTGCCAGG GTGCAGAACAGGTTTATGTGCATGTGCATAGAAAGAACAAACCAGCGCAGGAACTGTACCGAAAGATGGGCTTTGAG ATGGTTGAGAAGGCGACGTCTCAATTAGAAGAAGAGCAAACTTATTTGCTTCGTTTCAAGGCCTGA